A window of Oncorhynchus tshawytscha isolate Ot180627B linkage group LG10, Otsh_v2.0, whole genome shotgun sequence contains these coding sequences:
- the LOC112261144 gene encoding C2 calcium-dependent domain-containing protein 4C — protein sequence MWLLEKFRGPHNGHSASAGDKQQNPTGPVSVYNNIITPDKIPDFFIPPKLICCPSEAECLTPETQPRSTLCPSASEHTICSQTQGNCTRNPRSPRLLSRLTGDTRSLLRAANRHVIQIESADDPGSEVGEGGDPNTNADPQSQTAMSLPYVPKAQTSYGFSTLVESPHTRRKESLFHSNPNSPHTSPGSQRRTQGGNHLTPSDPNPYRYFSGGESDTCSSAESSPFTSPLLTRSASLLRSITQETQAKVSRAKRTLARHSSLSTDECSSADNSPNLTRRRLRCPPSPAFRGRKGTGSGGASSDLQREHSVNLHKGGTLRISMHYDAETARLRVRVLAAEDLYDKQTDVKSINCCVSLYLNPGKQQKQRSTIIKNSRNPVFNEDFFFDAVPVTQVKSLAMKMKVVNKGTSLKRDLLLGEREVLLSDLLPGF from the exons ATGTGGCTCCTGGAGAAGTTCCGTGGCCCTCACAATGGTCACTCTGCATCGGCAGGGGACAAGCAGCAGAACCCGACTGGCCCCGTCTCCGTCTATAACAACATCATCACCCCTGATAAGATCCCTGACTTCTTCATCCCCCCCAAACTCATCTGCTGCCCTTCAGAGGCAGAGTGCCTAACTCCGGAGACCCAGCCCCGCTCTACTCTGTGCCCCTCTGCCTCGGAGCACACCATCTGTAGCCAAACCCAGGGCAACTGCACCAGGAACCCCCGCAGCCCACGTCTGCTCTCCCGGCTGACTGGGGACACCCGCAGCCTCTTGAGGGCCGCTAACCGCCACGTCATCCAGATAGAGAGCGCTGACGACCCGGGGAGCgaggtaggggaggggggagacCCTAACACCAATGCAGACCCCCAGTCCCAGACAGCCATGTCCCTGCCTTACGTCCCCAAAGCCCAGACCTCGTACGGTTTCTCCACGCTGGTGGAGAGCCCCCACACCCGCCGCAAGGAGTCCCTGTTCCACAGCAACCCCAACAGCCCCCACACCTCCCCGGGCTCCCAGAGACGCACCCAGGGTGGGAACCACCTGACCCCCTCCGACCCCAACCCCTACCGCTATTTCAGCGGGGGTGAGAGCGACACGTGCTCCTCAGCCGAGTCCTCCCCctttacctcccctctcctcacccgctctgcctccctcctccgaTCCATCACCCAGGAGACGCAGGCCAAG GTGTCTCGTGCCAAGCGTACCCTGGCGCGCCACAGCTCCCTGTCCACAGACGAGTGCAGCTCAGCCGACAACAGCCCCAACCTGACACGCCGCCGCCTGCGCTGCCCTCCCTCCCCCGCCTTCCGCGGACGCAAGGGGACCGGCTCCGGGGGGGCAAGTTCAGACCTCCAGCGTGAGCACTCGGTCAACCTCCACAAGGGCGGCACGCTGAGAATCAGCATGCACTACGACGCCGAAACGGCCCGGCTGAGGGTCCGAGTGCTCGCCGCCGAGGACCTGTATGACAAACAGACGGACGTGAAGAGCATCAACTGCTGCGTGTCTCTGTACCTGAACCCGGGCAAGCAGCAGAAGCAGAGGAGCACTATCATCAAGAACAGCAGGAACCCCGTGTTCAACGAGGACTTCTTCTTTGACGCGGTGCCCGTCACCCAGGTCAAGAGCCTGGCCATGAAGATGAAGGTGGTGAACAAGGGGACCAGTCTGAAGAGAGACCTGctgctgggggagagggaggtgctGCTCAGCGACCTGCTGCCAGGCTTCTAG